One Paenibacillus sp. FSL H7-0737 DNA segment encodes these proteins:
- a CDS encoding winged helix-turn-helix domain-containing protein, whose protein sequence is MRTYTITKKQARLFLLAHQKLTRSALPAGKLSIYDYVRHVGCIQYDPLNIAGHNHELVLQARVPGFTPEQAQELLYQDRLLIDGWDKNMSIYCTEDWPYFKRRREASATHHRANEPVMATVEQVRGELLKRGPLSSLDLDGKDKVDWAWAPARLTRAALESMYFWGEVVVHHRVHTRRYYDFTERLLPHNLLNTEDPNPTDEQFHDWYVLRRIGSIGLLWNKSGDGWLGISGLKSKERTEAIQRLLMADSLREVLVEGIKLPLYIRSMDALTLEAVIQQESEDAESHSSYSFAAVLAPLDNLIWDRELIRQLFGFHYRWEVYKPPLEREYGYYVLPILYNDRFIARFEPVMDKKSQTLNIMNWWWEPGEHLTPEMLPALGEALSALSRCVRASKIHFRPEVVEECGLEGLLVQSFLF, encoded by the coding sequence ATGCGTACATACACTATAACTAAGAAGCAAGCTCGACTTTTTCTCCTGGCTCACCAAAAGTTAACTAGGAGCGCTCTACCTGCAGGTAAACTTAGTATTTATGATTATGTTCGTCACGTAGGCTGTATCCAATATGATCCACTTAACATCGCAGGCCATAACCATGAGCTTGTCCTCCAAGCACGAGTTCCCGGTTTCACACCTGAGCAAGCCCAAGAGCTACTGTATCAAGACCGACTTCTAATAGATGGCTGGGACAAGAACATGTCCATTTATTGTACAGAGGACTGGCCTTATTTTAAACGCAGAAGAGAGGCATCAGCCACACACCATCGGGCCAATGAGCCAGTAATGGCTACAGTAGAACAGGTTCGTGGAGAGCTATTAAAGCGCGGCCCCCTCTCCTCTCTGGATCTAGATGGTAAGGATAAGGTGGATTGGGCTTGGGCTCCGGCTAGATTAACCCGGGCCGCTTTGGAAAGTATGTACTTTTGGGGGGAAGTAGTCGTTCATCATCGTGTTCATACCCGTCGGTATTACGATTTCACTGAACGCCTGCTTCCTCATAATCTTTTAAACACTGAAGACCCTAACCCCACTGATGAACAATTTCATGATTGGTATGTGCTACGTAGAATAGGTAGCATCGGACTGTTATGGAATAAATCTGGCGATGGATGGCTTGGAATTTCTGGTCTAAAGAGCAAGGAACGTACTGAAGCGATTCAAAGACTGTTAATGGCAGACAGTCTCAGAGAAGTTCTAGTGGAGGGTATTAAGCTTCCACTCTACATCCGTAGCATGGACGCTCTAACTTTAGAAGCTGTAATACAGCAGGAGTCTGAAGATGCTGAAAGTCATTCAAGTTATTCGTTTGCGGCTGTCTTAGCTCCACTCGATAACTTGATATGGGATCGAGAGCTGATCCGACAATTATTTGGATTTCATTACCGCTGGGAAGTCTATAAGCCACCCTTGGAACGGGAGTATGGTTATTATGTACTGCCTATATTATATAATGATCGTTTTATTGCGAGATTTGAACCGGTGATGGATAAGAAGAGCCAAACATTGAACATTATGAATTGGTGGTGGGAACCCGGTGAACACCTAACGCCAGAGATGCTTCCGGCATTAGGCGAAGCTCTATCTGCACTGTCACGCTGCGTTAGAGCTTCTAAGATTCATTTTAGACCGGAGGTTGTAGAGGAGTGCGGATTAGAAGGGTTATTAGTGCAAAGTTTCCTCTTCTAA
- a CDS encoding CobW family GTP-binding protein: MEQVVPVYILSGFLGSGKTTLLQRLLDHWKNQGLRPAVVMNELGEVNLDGLLVEQTVPMAELLGGCICCSIRSDLSTELATLIKKETPDVVVIEATGAANPLEIVDGVTEISLYQKVELKSLITVVDAAHLLELYRAQQGATYRLMQEQIRCASVLLLNKVDRVTAEEAEEVNAVLRKWNAYAPILPTVRCEVEPEELLRDAGGVLTDKQLEEVKDASESFMHDEDEHTTGGTHTSHDHVMAYTHYFKRPVNSEEFEQFVKELPRDVYRAKGIVTFNDTSSRFLFQYAYREADFMKITPQGEVPDVAVFIGEHFSSNELRTRLLEMEGRTFVRPSTVKRSL, encoded by the coding sequence ATGGAACAGGTCGTACCTGTGTATATATTGTCAGGATTTCTGGGGAGCGGCAAAACAACACTGCTGCAGCGCCTACTAGATCATTGGAAAAATCAGGGTTTACGCCCAGCAGTCGTGATGAATGAGCTGGGTGAAGTGAATTTAGATGGATTGCTAGTTGAGCAAACTGTCCCTATGGCAGAACTACTTGGTGGATGCATATGCTGTTCTATCCGAAGTGATCTTAGTACAGAACTCGCAACACTGATCAAGAAAGAGACTCCGGATGTCGTAGTGATCGAGGCAACAGGCGCTGCCAATCCGCTGGAAATTGTGGATGGCGTAACCGAGATTTCGTTGTATCAAAAAGTAGAACTGAAAAGCTTGATCACCGTCGTTGACGCCGCGCATCTTCTTGAACTGTATCGCGCACAACAGGGGGCAACTTATCGTTTGATGCAGGAGCAGATTCGCTGCGCTTCTGTCTTGCTATTGAATAAAGTTGACCGTGTAACCGCTGAAGAGGCGGAGGAGGTTAACGCTGTACTGCGGAAATGGAACGCTTATGCACCCATTCTGCCAACTGTGCGTTGTGAGGTGGAACCGGAGGAACTGCTGCGTGATGCAGGTGGAGTTCTTACGGATAAACAGCTGGAAGAGGTTAAGGACGCGAGCGAAAGCTTCATGCATGATGAAGATGAACACACTACTGGTGGCACACATACTAGCCACGATCATGTGATGGCGTACACACATTATTTTAAACGTCCAGTAAACAGTGAAGAATTCGAACAGTTCGTTAAGGAATTGCCACGTGATGTTTATAGAGCTAAAGGTATTGTGACCTTTAATGACACCTCCAGCCGGTTTCTTTTCCAATATGCCTATCGTGAAGCTGATTTTATGAAAATCACACCACAAGGCGAAGTGCCTGACGTTGCCGTATTTATCGGCGAACATTTCTCATCAAATGAACTGCGCACTAGATTACTGGAGATGGAGGGACGTACCTTCGTTCGTCCTAGTACAGTTAAGAGAAGTCTATAA
- a CDS encoding amino acid permease — protein sequence MKSNEASLQKKLLPRHISFMAMGGVIGTGIFKGSSETISIAGPAVILTYVLAGLLLLVVMGAIAEMATVYPNRNMKDFIREAFGERLSFIVGWLYCFMWLTVCVIEVLAAGSFLQYWLPDVPLWLLSLASGALIIGINMMSVGGYGETEFWLAGIKIAMIIIFIILGSSLIFGLLPMSEATPYLHNFTDYGGFLPRGWAPIFSALLVVMFSYGGSELIGLTLTETQDAEKVLPKVVKSFILRVILFYTLPILIICGLIPWNQLNEHTSPFVQVLAATGLKGADHIMNFILITAVLSAANSGIYGATRMLHSMASQGEAPRSLAKTSAKGVPINSLKLCAVVLVIGSLLAYFAQDGLFRLLMAVPGFVVILVWISICMSQLKLRKSYPKEPTFKVWGFPYITVVTLVCLTVIAVSFLFDVQNRISIGTCLAVLLMLTIWSFLKFKKKN from the coding sequence GTGAAGTCAAACGAAGCATCATTACAGAAGAAATTGCTTCCTCGGCATATCAGCTTTATGGCGATGGGCGGAGTAATCGGTACTGGGATTTTTAAAGGAAGTTCTGAGACCATAAGCATTGCCGGACCTGCGGTAATTCTTACTTATGTATTAGCAGGCCTGCTACTCTTAGTGGTCATGGGGGCAATAGCCGAAATGGCTACGGTGTACCCGAATAGGAATATGAAGGACTTCATCCGTGAGGCTTTTGGAGAACGACTCTCCTTTATCGTGGGCTGGTTATATTGCTTCATGTGGTTGACCGTTTGTGTAATTGAAGTGCTGGCAGCGGGCAGCTTCTTGCAATACTGGTTACCGGATGTTCCTTTATGGCTGCTTAGTCTTGCAAGTGGAGCTCTAATTATCGGCATCAACATGATGAGTGTAGGTGGTTATGGAGAAACGGAGTTTTGGTTAGCCGGGATCAAAATCGCAATGATCATCATCTTCATTATCTTAGGAAGCTCATTAATTTTTGGACTGTTGCCTATGTCTGAGGCTACGCCTTACTTACACAACTTTACAGACTATGGTGGATTTCTCCCGAGAGGCTGGGCCCCCATTTTCTCTGCCCTTCTTGTCGTCATGTTCTCCTACGGTGGGTCAGAGTTGATTGGGCTAACCTTGACGGAGACACAGGATGCAGAGAAGGTCTTACCTAAGGTTGTCAAAAGCTTCATTCTGCGCGTTATTCTGTTCTATACCTTACCGATCCTAATCATCTGTGGATTAATACCCTGGAATCAACTGAATGAGCATACAAGCCCGTTTGTTCAGGTATTAGCCGCAACAGGACTTAAGGGTGCCGATCACATCATGAACTTTATTCTGATTACAGCGGTGCTCTCTGCTGCCAATTCTGGTATTTATGGCGCCACTCGGATGCTGCATTCTATGGCGTCACAGGGCGAAGCACCACGCAGCTTGGCAAAAACCTCTGCAAAAGGTGTACCCATCAACAGTCTGAAGCTCTGTGCCGTTGTTCTTGTTATTGGTTCCTTGTTAGCGTACTTCGCCCAGGATGGATTGTTCCGTTTGCTAATGGCTGTTCCAGGCTTTGTGGTTATTCTCGTATGGATCAGCATTTGTATGTCACAACTTAAACTGAGAAAATCCTATCCGAAAGAACCAACCTTTAAGGTATGGGGATTTCCTTATATAACCGTTGTTACACTGGTTTGTTTAACTGTTATCGCGGTTTCTTTTCTCTTCGATGTTCAGAACCGTATCAGTATAGGAACATGCCTAGCAGTTCTGTTGATGCTTACGATTTGGTCGTTCTTAAAATTCAAGAAAAAGAATTAA
- a CDS encoding thiamine pyrophosphate-dependent enzyme, with translation MAIDYEKEVGSTKVEQKFLYESGNEMAAYAAHQINYHVMGYFPISPSTEVAQFLDTMKANGQHDIMLIPSDGEHSSAGICYGASTAGGRVFNATSAQGYMFMLEQLPVQAGTRMPMVMNLICRSISGPLNIHGDHSDLYFALNTGWPILMCRDPQSVYDMNLMALKLAEHAKVRLPVMVASDGYFTSHQKRRVQAFTHREDVHKFVGPQPPVGFTDTLDRNNPVTVGPYMNEPDYINNRYQQSVAMYNAGEVFEEIAKEFAEMTGRHYPMIEEYRMEDAEVAVFLMNSASEIIKDVVDQLRLQGIKAGAISPNMIRPFPQKQMAEVLKNVKAITVGDRADSVGGHGGNMVNEIKAALFTYGNTTTKVISRIYGLGGKDFYAEDGHAFFQLALDAVAADRVDVPFDYYGHNPGAPDKAPERLLKPMDFDSLKTGLITVKQDEATGKLSVRIPPLRSLTKKPKRLAPGHGACPGCGIFSGLETFFKGIEGDIVALYHTGCAMVTTTGYPYSSHKSTFIHNLFQNGAATLSGVVEMFWERKRRGELDGLGLQDDFTFVMVTGDGGMDIGMGPAIGAALRGHKMIIVEYDNEGYMNTGAQQSYSTPLGHRTSTSSIGKNQQGKVTQHKDTAQIMAATNIPYVFTGSEAYPQDLVKKAAKAQWYAQNEGLVYGKILIACPLNWMSEDKEGTNIVSLAVESCFFPLYEVEHGSTNITYNPEDKGKRVELSAWLKTMGKTRHLLKPENEPALRSFEAEVERRWNRLKAKHEHPDL, from the coding sequence GTGGCTATTGATTATGAAAAAGAAGTAGGCTCAACGAAGGTAGAGCAGAAATTCCTATATGAATCCGGTAATGAAATGGCGGCTTATGCTGCCCATCAAATAAATTATCACGTCATGGGTTATTTTCCGATCTCCCCATCGACAGAAGTCGCTCAATTTCTTGATACCATGAAAGCGAACGGTCAGCATGATATTATGCTTATTCCATCAGATGGCGAACACAGTTCTGCAGGAATCTGTTATGGAGCTTCGACGGCTGGTGGACGTGTATTTAATGCTACCAGTGCTCAAGGTTATATGTTCATGCTAGAGCAATTGCCGGTACAAGCTGGTACACGGATGCCTATGGTAATGAATTTGATCTGCCGCTCGATTTCCGGTCCGCTTAATATTCATGGTGACCATTCTGATTTGTATTTTGCGCTTAATACGGGCTGGCCGATTCTGATGTGCCGTGATCCACAATCCGTTTATGATATGAATCTGATGGCACTTAAGCTTGCTGAGCACGCAAAAGTGCGTCTTCCAGTAATGGTAGCATCAGATGGGTATTTTACTTCTCACCAGAAACGTCGCGTACAGGCATTTACTCACCGTGAGGATGTTCATAAATTCGTTGGCCCACAACCACCGGTAGGCTTCACAGATACACTAGACCGCAATAATCCAGTTACCGTAGGTCCTTACATGAACGAACCTGATTATATCAACAACCGTTATCAGCAGTCGGTAGCGATGTATAATGCGGGTGAAGTCTTCGAAGAAATTGCTAAGGAATTCGCTGAAATGACTGGACGCCACTATCCAATGATCGAAGAGTATCGGATGGAAGATGCGGAAGTAGCCGTATTCTTGATGAACTCTGCGTCAGAGATCATTAAAGATGTTGTAGATCAGCTTCGTTTGCAAGGGATCAAAGCAGGTGCAATTTCGCCGAATATGATTCGTCCTTTCCCGCAGAAGCAAATGGCTGAAGTACTGAAGAATGTTAAGGCAATCACTGTAGGCGACCGTGCAGATTCGGTTGGTGGTCACGGCGGTAATATGGTAAATGAGATCAAGGCAGCCTTGTTCACCTATGGTAACACTACTACAAAGGTAATTAGCCGTATTTACGGGTTGGGCGGTAAGGACTTCTACGCAGAAGATGGTCATGCATTCTTCCAATTAGCTTTGGACGCCGTTGCTGCAGACCGTGTTGATGTTCCATTTGACTACTATGGTCACAATCCAGGTGCACCGGACAAAGCGCCAGAGCGTTTATTGAAGCCGATGGACTTTGATTCGCTGAAGACAGGATTAATTACGGTTAAACAGGATGAAGCAACAGGGAAACTAAGTGTGCGGATACCCCCACTGCGCAGCTTGACGAAGAAACCTAAACGGCTTGCACCAGGTCATGGCGCTTGTCCAGGCTGTGGAATTTTCTCAGGACTGGAGACGTTCTTCAAAGGCATTGAAGGGGATATCGTAGCGCTTTATCACACGGGTTGTGCGATGGTAACAACTACGGGCTATCCATATTCTTCTCATAAATCTACGTTTATTCATAACCTGTTCCAAAATGGTGCAGCTACCTTATCCGGTGTCGTAGAAATGTTCTGGGAACGCAAACGCCGTGGTGAATTGGACGGACTTGGGCTTCAAGACGACTTCACATTTGTAATGGTAACTGGTGATGGTGGTATGGACATCGGAATGGGACCTGCAATTGGAGCTGCACTACGCGGTCACAAAATGATTATCGTAGAGTACGATAACGAAGGTTACATGAACACAGGTGCACAGCAGTCCTATTCCACACCACTGGGTCACCGTACATCTACATCAAGCATTGGTAAGAATCAGCAAGGTAAAGTTACACAGCATAAGGATACTGCGCAAATCATGGCAGCTACTAACATTCCATATGTCTTCACAGGTTCCGAAGCTTACCCGCAGGATCTTGTGAAGAAAGCGGCAAAAGCACAATGGTACGCTCAGAACGAAGGACTTGTGTACGGTAAAATCCTGATCGCATGCCCACTGAACTGGATGTCTGAGGATAAAGAGGGTACCAACATCGTTTCGCTGGCTGTTGAATCTTGCTTCTTCCCTCTATATGAAGTGGAGCATGGTTCTACGAATATTACGTACAATCCAGAGGATAAGGGCAAACGCGTTGAGCTCTCCGCTTGGTTGAAGACAATGGGCAAAACCCGTCATTTACTGAAGCCTGAGAATGAGCCGGCTTTACGCAGCTTCGAGGCAGAAGTGGAACGTCGCTGGAATCGTCTGAAAGCGAAACATGAGCATCCTGATTTGTAA
- a CDS encoding four-helix bundle copper-binding protein: protein MTRIQYQECIDACLESMNACNYSYVSSLKEYDLASLRESMRLDRECADICSYAVQAMTRQSPFVAGILRLCAEICEACADESSKHIHTHCQECIDACRRCAEACRLISDAVEVYA, encoded by the coding sequence ATGACCCGAATTCAATATCAGGAGTGCATTGACGCTTGTTTAGAAAGTATGAATGCCTGTAATTATAGCTATGTCTCAAGCCTAAAAGAATATGATCTTGCTTCTCTGCGTGAAAGCATGCGGCTAGATCGTGAATGTGCGGATATTTGTTCATATGCCGTACAAGCGATGACTCGCCAAAGTCCGTTTGTAGCCGGAATTCTCCGTCTGTGTGCCGAAATTTGTGAAGCCTGTGCAGATGAAAGCAGCAAGCATATACATACACATTGTCAGGAATGTATTGATGCCTGCCGTAGATGTGCTGAGGCATGCCGTTTGATTAGCGATGCGGTTGAAGTATACGCGTAA
- a CDS encoding DUF6273 domain-containing protein, with amino-acid sequence MEKGKLALAPNRNVKPGEIITFGTYSQSKDGKALPIEWRVLHNSGSGLFVLSEDILECKRYHGKSADIKWRDCVDITWYDCDLREWLNDEFYNSAFNAAEKELIKTTRCSDNGEGTPDTEDNVFLLSVDEIKAFSEVHGKELRRAVGTEFAKMKKYDGCSLYVYDKTDKDNYIIKDGEEVGCSWWWLRTQGNKPSRAFFVGPSYSIRSYANVSVARDGVRPAMVINLPR; translated from the coding sequence ATGGAAAAGGGGAAGCTTGCTTTAGCGCCGAACAGGAACGTTAAGCCAGGTGAAATCATTACTTTCGGCACGTATTCACAATCGAAGGATGGTAAAGCGCTGCCGATTGAATGGCGTGTTCTCCATAACTCAGGTAGCGGACTGTTCGTTTTGAGCGAGGACATTTTGGAATGCAAGAGGTATCACGGCAAGAGCGCAGATATTAAATGGCGTGATTGCGTGGATATTACGTGGTACGACTGTGATTTGCGTGAGTGGCTGAACGATGAATTCTATAACAGTGCATTCAATGCTGCCGAGAAGGAATTAATAAAGACGACCCGTTGCTCAGATAACGGAGAGGGTACCCCAGATACAGAGGACAATGTTTTTTTGCTTAGCGTTGATGAAATAAAGGCATTCTCAGAGGTACACGGCAAAGAACTACGGCGTGCGGTTGGCACGGAATTTGCTAAAATGAAAAAGTATGATGGATGCAGCTTATACGTATATGATAAAACGGATAAAGATAACTATATAATCAAAGACGGCGAAGAAGTTGGCTGCTCTTGGTGGTGGCTGCGAACACAGGGAAACAAACCTTCACGTGCGTTTTTTGTCGGACCGAGTTACAGTATTCGCAGCTATGCGAATGTCAGTGTAGCCCGTGACGGCGTCCGTCCCGCTATGGTAATTAATCTTCCACGATAA
- a CDS encoding MogA/MoaB family molybdenum cofactor biosynthesis protein, which translates to MSSVEEHRKEAPQTVSCYIITVSDTRTIETDTGGALIKSMLEKAGYEVIGSTITKDNYQDIRELLYKCVDHAGIEAVLLTGGTGISPRDTTYEAVASLLDKTLPGFGEIFRMLSFTEDIGSAAILSRAIAGTMGKTAIFSMPGSTGAVKLAMERLIIPELRHVMREIYKR; encoded by the coding sequence TTGTCATCTGTTGAAGAACATCGGAAAGAAGCGCCTCAAACCGTTTCCTGCTATATCATTACTGTCTCGGACACCAGAACTATTGAAACAGATACCGGAGGAGCTTTGATTAAATCTATGCTCGAAAAAGCCGGGTATGAAGTGATAGGCAGCACCATTACGAAAGATAATTATCAGGATATTCGTGAGCTATTGTATAAATGTGTTGACCACGCCGGAATAGAAGCTGTACTCCTGACAGGTGGAACAGGGATTTCTCCACGGGATACGACGTATGAAGCTGTTGCCTCTTTGCTAGATAAAACATTACCCGGCTTCGGTGAAATTTTTCGGATGCTAAGCTTCACAGAGGACATCGGTTCGGCAGCTATTCTTAGTCGAGCCATTGCAGGCACCATGGGAAAGACCGCTATCTTTTCTATGCCTGGCTCTACTGGAGCCGTAAAACTGGCTATGGAACGGTTAATTATCCCGGAACTTCGCCATGTTATGCGTGAAATTTACAAGCGTTAA
- a CDS encoding ABC transporter ATP-binding protein, which produces MTKSTGKRLLEYALTAKKTFIAALLLLSIGVAAELAGPFIAKSMIDNHMLAIEKPYFSTASPDEAVQYNNAYYKRGDRFEPGEAKGQEIRILQSGRSFYFINEAVTQSDGERKFSNGEMHITRGQDEVIYPAVKLSADELFDFYKPELPGIYQLVGLYAIFLVISIFAEFGKTYWLQSSANQVIRKLRTDVYAHIQRLPVYFFDNLPAGKVVSRVTNDTEAIKDLFIAVLSNFSTGIINITGVYIALFLLDVRLGLISLFIIPILILWIVLYRKIATKYNTIIRSRLSEINAIINESIQGMSIVRIFRRQKQLGEEFEHLNDDYLKYQNKMLNLNAFTSHNLVNSLRSLSFVMVLWYFGHGSITGSTFVSLGVLYAFVDVLGRLFQPITGMVNQLANLDTSMVSAGRVFTLMDEPGENVTDGSMPRYKGKVEFKNVSFAYKKDFVLRDISFEARPGETVALVGHTGSGKSSIINLLFRFYDPQKGEITIDGQKVTDIPKQWLRNHMGIVLQDPYLFTGTIASNVSLGDERISRERVERALREVGADKLLAHLPQGFDEPVIEKGSTLSAGQRQLISFARALSFDPAILILDEATSNIDTETESVIQDALEVLKKGRTTFIIAHRLSTIRSADQILVLHHGEIVERGSHDELMALGGRYFRMYQLQVGAGSNSIDNNNGAPSRPSLGSLQPSLEKM; this is translated from the coding sequence TTGACAAAGAGTACAGGCAAACGCCTGCTTGAATACGCATTGACCGCAAAAAAAACCTTTATCGCAGCCCTTCTACTCCTCTCCATCGGGGTAGCGGCTGAACTGGCAGGTCCATTTATTGCCAAAAGCATGATTGACAATCATATGTTGGCCATCGAAAAGCCTTATTTTAGTACTGCATCACCTGATGAGGCAGTTCAGTATAACAACGCTTATTACAAACGCGGAGACCGATTTGAACCCGGGGAAGCTAAGGGTCAAGAAATTCGCATTCTTCAATCGGGACGAAGTTTCTACTTTATCAATGAAGCCGTAACACAGTCCGATGGTGAGAGAAAGTTCAGTAATGGTGAAATGCATATCACGCGCGGCCAGGACGAAGTCATCTATCCTGCGGTTAAACTTTCAGCGGATGAACTGTTTGATTTTTACAAACCTGAGCTCCCTGGTATTTATCAGCTGGTCGGTTTGTACGCTATCTTCCTGGTCATCTCGATCTTTGCCGAATTCGGTAAAACCTATTGGCTGCAATCTTCGGCGAATCAGGTAATCCGAAAACTACGAACAGATGTGTATGCGCATATCCAGCGACTTCCGGTTTACTTTTTTGACAACTTGCCAGCAGGTAAGGTAGTGTCACGTGTAACTAATGATACTGAGGCGATAAAGGATCTATTTATTGCCGTTCTCTCTAATTTCAGCACTGGTATTATTAATATTACTGGTGTATACATCGCCTTGTTCTTGCTCGATGTTCGGCTAGGTCTGATCAGCTTGTTCATCATCCCGATTCTTATTCTTTGGATCGTGCTCTACCGTAAAATCGCTACAAAATACAATACGATCATCCGCTCACGTCTGAGTGAGATCAACGCTATCATTAATGAATCTATTCAAGGAATGTCCATTGTTCGTATATTCCGCCGTCAGAAGCAGCTTGGTGAAGAATTTGAGCATCTGAACGATGACTACTTGAAATATCAGAATAAAATGCTGAATCTGAATGCCTTCACCTCCCACAACCTGGTGAACTCTCTACGCAGTCTCTCTTTTGTGATGGTGCTTTGGTATTTCGGACATGGCAGTATTACGGGTTCTACATTTGTATCTTTAGGTGTTCTATACGCCTTCGTCGATGTGCTTGGACGTTTGTTCCAACCGATTACAGGTATGGTGAATCAGCTTGCAAATCTCGACACTTCTATGGTGTCTGCGGGTCGTGTGTTTACTCTTATGGATGAGCCTGGGGAGAATGTTACCGATGGTTCCATGCCGCGCTATAAAGGAAAAGTGGAGTTTAAGAACGTCTCTTTTGCTTATAAAAAAGACTTCGTCCTTCGCGATATTTCCTTTGAAGCACGCCCAGGCGAAACTGTTGCTCTAGTAGGTCACACCGGTTCCGGAAAAAGCTCGATCATCAACTTATTATTCCGGTTCTATGATCCACAGAAAGGTGAAATCACGATTGATGGCCAGAAGGTTACAGATATTCCGAAGCAATGGCTACGCAATCACATGGGGATTGTTCTTCAAGACCCTTACCTCTTCACTGGCACTATTGCTTCCAATGTCAGCCTGGGGGATGAACGAATCTCACGCGAACGGGTTGAACGGGCTTTACGGGAAGTCGGAGCAGATAAATTGCTGGCCCACCTTCCTCAAGGTTTTGATGAACCGGTTATTGAAAAAGGGAGCACCCTTTCTGCAGGTCAGCGGCAATTGATTTCGTTTGCCAGAGCGCTCTCCTTCGACCCAGCTATTCTGATTCTTGATGAAGCTACCTCCAATATCGACACGGAGACAGAAAGCGTCATTCAAGATGCATTAGAAGTCCTCAAAAAAGGACGCACCACATTCATCATCGCACACCGTCTTTCCACGATACGCAGTGCAGATCAGATTCTTGTTCTGCATCATGGTGAGATTGTAGAGCGCGGTAGCCACGATGAGCTGATGGCACTCGGCGGTAGATACTTCCGGATGTACCAGCTACAAGTAGGTGCTGGTTCTAACAGCATAGACAATAACAATGGTGCACCCTCCCGACCTTCGTTAGGCAGCTTGCAACCATCGTTAGAGAAGATGTAA
- a CDS encoding 2-oxoacid:acceptor oxidoreductase family protein — translation MVQLPKVNELGFFEIRLESIGGLGANLAGKMLAEAGVVGAGMNGVSFSSYGSEKKGSAVKAHIRFCDLNTHIRDTSPVERPHVVGIFHEALAKTVNVTSGIYDHSTVLVNSAKSPEELKSSLNMMAGTIAVVDATSIALDEKNRVNMAMLGALFRMCDFLDPEIMKGVIEKSLGKKYPQAVQSALTTFERGFNEVTFMHFPLPEGAIMPEFVRSDISALGYETQPIGGTITNPGSSFLKNLSISRSGLLPHFKLEDCIHCAQCDTVCPDLCFVWDEQPDKKGRPQMFLQGIDYQYCKGCLKCVEACPTTALSGEREEDGYAESHTVRHIFDLVTEG, via the coding sequence GTGGTACAGTTACCAAAAGTGAACGAACTCGGATTTTTTGAGATTCGTCTGGAATCAATTGGAGGGCTAGGCGCGAACTTAGCTGGTAAAATGCTTGCAGAAGCAGGCGTTGTCGGTGCTGGAATGAATGGAGTGAGCTTTTCATCCTATGGTTCTGAGAAAAAGGGATCAGCGGTAAAGGCACATATCCGTTTTTGTGATTTGAACACACATATTCGTGACACTTCGCCGGTAGAACGACCTCACGTCGTAGGCATATTCCATGAAGCGTTGGCAAAGACCGTCAACGTGACTAGCGGAATTTATGATCATAGCACGGTGCTAGTGAACTCGGCTAAGTCGCCAGAGGAATTGAAGTCCTCCCTGAACATGATGGCAGGAACTATAGCAGTTGTTGATGCTACATCAATCGCATTAGATGAGAAGAACCGCGTAAACATGGCAATGTTAGGTGCGTTGTTTCGGATGTGTGATTTCTTGGATCCTGAAATTATGAAGGGGGTTATCGAGAAATCACTTGGCAAAAAATATCCGCAGGCTGTTCAATCCGCACTAACTACTTTCGAACGTGGATTTAATGAAGTTACTTTCATGCATTTCCCTTTGCCTGAAGGTGCGATTATGCCTGAGTTCGTTCGGTCTGATATTTCGGCCTTAGGTTATGAAACTCAGCCTATTGGTGGTACCATTACGAATCCTGGCAGCAGCTTTTTAAAGAATCTTAGCATTTCAAGATCCGGTTTATTGCCTCATTTTAAATTAGAGGATTGTATTCATTGTGCGCAGTGCGATACGGTATGTCCTGATTTATGTTTTGTTTGGGATGAGCAGCCTGATAAGAAGGGACGTCCGCAAATGTTCCTGCAAGGCATTGATTATCAATACTGCAAAGGCTGTTTAAAATGCGTAGAAGCTTGTCCTACAACGGCTTTGTCTGGCGAACGCGAGGAAGATGGCTACGCTGAGAGCCATACAGTCCGGCATATTTTTGATCTTGTTACTGAGGGTTAA